The following DNA comes from Eubalaena glacialis isolate mEubGla1 chromosome 1, mEubGla1.1.hap2.+ XY, whole genome shotgun sequence.
CTAAGACAGAGTGAGGCTCACACATAGAGGCAAGCAGAGCTGCAGGGTGGAGAGGAAAAAGAGGGACACAACATCATTGAAACTCCTGGATCCAGCTAAACCTGAAGCCAGCCAGAGCCTGAGCTTCCCAAGTAGTGAAGAAATTCCTTTTCTGTTAAGCAGGTACAGATTGTGTTTGTATCATCAGCAACGAAGAGAGTGCTGGCCACTGATCCCCTGAGCTCCCAGGTGCAGGGACCCACCCATTGTGGGGACACCCATGACTCTTTCACCCCGTGGATCTTGTCACATTCTCATCTCTCCTGGTAGACTTGCTCCCCCTTTGCTGATGTCTTTCCCAGCACCCCAGACCTGCCAGGCTCTCCCTCCTCAGCCTTCCCTCAGCCCGGGTCCAGCACACTCCACTACACCCCTCAATGTGCTGCATTGCGAAGTCTCTGCTGCCTGGCTCCTACCCCACTTCTTAGCATGGCATGAACCACACAGTCAGTGATAATGAAAAGGCCTGCACTAATACTCTTCTGTCTTCCATTAATTCCTCCCTCCAGTGTACAATAAAGTGCGTGTTTTTATTAGAGTGTAACCATAAGTCCTCTTATCTCTCCACCCATCAGAGTCAACAGGATCTGCTGGGCTCCACTGGGAAGTGCAAAGTTTGAagagcagtgggggagggaaggagagggcggAAGATGTAAGTGacagattttaagattaaaaacaaacaagacaggaCGGTGAGAACTTAAAGGAACTATCtgaaaggggtggggggctggggagagaaaaCAAGCCTTCCTGAGTCATGAATTCAAGTCAAGCTAAATTAAATCCAGCTACTCCTAGAACCATAGTGGATGACAGCCTCTCCCAATCCACCGTGGTGGGAAGCTCCTGGGCAGTAACACGATCCCAGCAGGACCAGGAATCCCTGAAAGCTTCCTTGCTCTCTGATGTAAAAAGATGCACCACGTTTATCTTGTACACGTCTTGCCCCAGACCTTAagtcagccatttcttcaaggatCTGAGACCGCCATATGGACACCGGTGGTGCTCACTGCCCCTGGGTCACTCAATGCTTCTGTGCTTTTTCGATGGTCAGGGTCAAGAAATACATTGTTGAAGAGGAAATACATTATGAGCTCATACTGATATTTCCAACAGATTTAGAAAGCCATGCTCTTACCTaacttctttcattttatatttgtatctcttttcttTTAGGGTGGAAATCTCGATTCCCAAAGATGTAAACATAATAACTTGCTTTAGCTCACAGTTTCAGAATGACAGCAGCAATACTGTTACTAGAAATATGAATACTGAAAACAGATTAAGCCTTTATGcggttcttttctctctcctttacagTCTATCCCTCTAGGGATGGATACAGTCAAATCACAGCGTTTAAAGTGATCTTAAATTATTTCTGTCTGCATGGTTAAGCCACCAAGATGATACAAAATTAGGTACATCTGTCTGATTTTGCTTTTGACATTTTagggatttctatttttttctcattttggtttaatttttaaataattatgtgaAACATTTATATGGTTTCAAAGTCAAATCTACAAAACAAGGTTTATGCAGAGGAGCCTGGCTTCTGTCTCAGACCCCTAcaccttgttctctctctctcccattctttTTAGGCCATGGTTGATCCTTCcggtgttgtttttatttttatttttaaaattttatttatttatttttggctgcattgggtcttcgttgctgcgcgcgggctttctctggttgcggtgagcgggggctactcttcattgcggtgcgcgggcttctcattgcggtggcttcttttgctgcagagcacgggctctaggtgcgtgggcttcagtagttgtggctcacgggctctagagcgcaggctcagtagttgtggcgcacgggcttagttgctccgcagcatatgggatcttcccggaccagggctcgaacccgtgtcccctgcattggcaggcggattcttaaccactgtgccaccagggaagccccctagtgtTGTTTTTAAACTGAAATTTGGTATATAttccatgtgaaaaaaaaaatcatagcatGAGTTTGTTGCTGATGTGATCTTAAAGGCATTAATAAATGTGTGGCAAAGGCCCATGTTATTCCCACATTACAAGTGAGAGATGTCAAGAAAACAAGGCACCCTGGGAAGAGCCCTAGTGTTCATCTTCTACACTACGGTCCACAGTTGGGGTGTCTCAGAGTTCTTTGGCACAGAACAGGGCCCACACTGGCTAGTTTATGCAGGAAACAACTTATTAGGGAATATGACAGAATTGCAATGGAGCTGATACACAGACTCTAGATAGAGCTTTTGGGACCGACTTGCAAACCATACCACAGACTTGGAGCCACTGCCTCACTGTACCAGGAAAACAGTGATTCCAGAACCAGCCTGGAATCAAGGAGCTACTGCTTGTGCCATGGCTGCCAGCTCCCAGGCTTGCTGGGTTCCACTCCAGAAAAGGGTTGCTTTTCCCCCTGCCTCTAGATGTGACCAGACACTGCAGTGCCAGGAGCAACCAAACATCTCCACCCCTGGACTTAACAAGGACGGGGCAGAGCCATGGCCTTCTTCCCTTCCACATCCCACAGGACTGCCTCTTGCAGACCAGGGCTGCCAAAGTCTGAGAAAGATCATTTGTAGCTTTTCAACTCCTGCCATTCAGGAAGGATCTGTAGAAGAAGGATGGAAAGGAGAGTGAGCACCCGTCCACCATATACAACTGCACACTGGAGGAACCATCCTTTTAAGCCTTGTCGTGGTAACATTAGACGTGCAAGGCAAGGGTCTAACTGTTATTAACGAGGTCTTGTCCTATGCCCTCTTGAGCGATTTTTCAAAGGGAAATTTCCTACAGGAGAATCTTACCTGTAGGTGATCTGTGCCTTGGATATCAGGTGTCAGCCCCTTGTAAGCCCAACTCCACCCTATTGCTGTGGCTTAGGCAGGTGATCGGCTCTTAGAGGGGACTTCCAGAAATTGTCCTCATGCCCACGGGCAGTATGGCAGACAGAGTCGGGTGGAGCAGCCTACAAGGCAGGCTCCTCTCCTCCTTACACGCTCTCTGGGTtcaagggcagggggagggcggAGGGATGTCTCTGGGCTTATGCAAGCTGGGCGGGAAACGGGGGCCTGGGCCCTCGGTCTCCGCAAACTGAGTGACACACGGAGTTGGTAATGAGCAGCAAGTCGCTGCTGTTCCCATAAGGCGCAGGCCCTTCAGACGCGCAAAGCCTCGGGAAGGCTGGGCCCCAGCGAGGCCAGGACGCTCCCCAGGCCCCTCTCGCTCCCTCTTTTGTtccttaagtttttattttagattttttaaagagaCACGGAAAGCTATTTTGCTGCGCTGGATAATCTGAGCGCCATACCAGAGCTGGAGAAGGGGGTGGTCAGGCGCGGCGACTCCCAGGACCCCGTAGTCTTAGGATCCTGTAGTTTTCAGATCGTGAAGCCCGCGGGTGGGGAAGAAACTGCAAACCAACAGCGCTCTGACGCAGCCACattgtgcgcgggcctctcccccCAGCTCTGTCTCCCATCGCTAACTGCGGGGGTGGAAAACGTCCCCCTGGGCCGCCCGGGCCGCACACGCAGCCGCTCGCCCTCGGGTTTCCTAACGCGGTGGGCGCGGCCCGGCCCCGCGGAGCAGCCGAGGCCCAGCCACGCCGGCCCCGAGTTCAACTGCAATAAAAGGGCCCAGCCCGTCCTTGATCACGCGGCTCGCCTGACAGCCCGCTCAGGCCCGGGTCTAATTGAGCCCGGGTCACCTGGGAATAGGTTCAAAGGCATCCAGACCGTAAACCACCTCCAGGCCCCGAGCCAGAACGGCCTGGCGAACAAAGAGCCCCCGAACCACTTCAAACGCGCCCGCGCTCGGCGTCCAGATGGCGCGGGGCCGACGTCCCCGGTGTCGCCCGCCGAGGCCGGGCCCCTGCTCTGCGGCCGCCCGGGCTGCCCCGCGGGCGCCCAGCGCAGGGGAGGCCGCGCGGCTCCCCAGACCGCCCTCTGTCCACAGCCGATTTGCGAAGCAGAGGGTGGGCCTCGAGGCTGGGGCCCGGCACCGCGGCCTAGCGGGCGCCCCCGCCCCGCTCCCGCACCCCCTGCGGGGCCAGGCAGGTGGGCGCGGTGGGCGCCGGGCGCTCCCGCGGAGGCTCGCGGTGGCGCTGAGGTTTTAACGCACTTAGAAGGACGGCCTGCGAAGGCCGTCGGGGCCGAGGCTCCCCAGCAAGTTGGGGTGAGAAACTCCCCCATACAACTGCTTGGCAAAGCAGGCCGCGTCTCCACGGATCCCCGCGGCGCGTGCGTGGAGAGCGGCGTCTCCAAGGGCACCCGCGTGTCCGTACGCCCGCGGTCTGGGCGCCAGGGCTACTGGCCCCGCACGTCCCCCACCCCTGGCCGAACGTGCGGGCCACGGCGCGAACTCGCTGTGCGCCCGGGAGCAGGCAAGGCGCACACTGGCCCGGGCGGCCCCGGGGGCTCCCCGCCGCGTCCTCACCTCCTGGGAGCGCATCCAGGGTAGGACTCGCCACCCGCACCCCTCGCGGCGCGGGAGAGACCCCGCAGCCCGGCGGGTTTCGATCTCCAGTTAAGGAGCAGACAAAGCCGGGTCGGCTGAGCCCAGGGCGCGGCGCGGCCGGAGAGCGGTCAGAGCCCGGGATGGAGGCGCGGGCGGCGCGCGAGGGCCCGGCACTCCCGGGTGCCCGCCGCGGCCGGGGCCTAAGGGGGAGGCAAAACTGAAAGTGCCgcgccggggggcgggggcggccagCGAAGGCCCCAGAACTTGTCCTGCCCCCGGGCGCGGCGGCCAATCAGCGCGCCGCCCTCGCTCCTGACAACTATTTAGCAACCCAGCCCGGCTAGGGTTTCCAAAAAAGTTAGAATAACTTCCTCTCCCGGAGACCTCGGTTTTGCACAAGCCGGCCTTGAAATCAGAGCCTTTCGAGCAGCTCGGAGAGCGTGTGCTCGGCGACCGCGGGCTTGGCCAGCGGCGCGCGCTCGGCGCCCGGCGCCCCCAGCCCCACGCGCGCCGGGCGGGCGCCATGGAGGAGGGCTCCAGCTCGCCCGTGTCCCCCGTAGACAGCCTGGGCACCAGCGAGGAGGAGCTCGAGCGGCAGCCCAAGCGCTTCGGCCGGAAACGGCGCTACAGCAAGAAGTCGAGCGAAGATGGCAGCCCGACCCCCGGCAAGCGCGGCAAGAAGGGCAGCCCGAGCGCGCAGTCCTTCGAGGAGCTGCAGAGCCAGCGCATCCTGGCCAACGTGCGCGAGCGCCAACGCACCCAGTCGCTCAACGAGGCCTTCGCTGCGCTGCGCAAGATCATCCCCACGCTGCCCTCGGACAAGCTCAGCAAGATCCAGACGCTCAAGCTGGCCGCCAGGTACATAGACTTCCTCTACCAGGTCCTGCAGAGCGACGAGATGGACAATAAGATGACCAGCTGCAGCTACGTGGCCCACGAGCGCCTCAGCTACGCTTTCTCCGTGTGGCGCATGGAGGGCGCGTGGTCCATGTCCGCCTCCCACTAGCGCCGCGCCACCCACGTCCGGACCGGCGCGCCAGGGTAGGTGCTGCGCGCGCGACGGGCGCCCTCCTCAGCGGGCGGGCCGCGGCGGCCAGGATGGGGTGCGCTTTTCCTCCTAGCAACAGATGGGGGTCGATCGGGAAGCTTCCAGGTGCCGGGGCACCCCTGTGGTTTTGTGCAAGCTCCCAGGCAGGGTGTCAGTCGGGAACGTGCCGACTGGTGACAGTGGTATTTTCCGTCCTTGCTGCTGTGGAGGTGGGGGTCTGTGGGTGACTGTCGGGGGAGTGGGCATCAGAAGAACTGCCCGGAGCCGGCCGGGACAGATCTGAGGACCAGCTACCCACTGCGTCCCTCGGAGCGGAGGCCGCCCGGGAAGCTGCCTGGGCCGGGCCGTGCCAGGCTGTGGCTTCGCCCCGTTCCCGGGGAGTGGCAGAGCGCGCTCGTCGTGCGGACACCCAGTTCTCCTCGACTGCTCTTGCAGGGCGTCCCGGCCCGCGCCTCGGGGACCCGGCCGTCGGCGCCCTGGCCCGCCCGGTGGGCGCAGAGGTGCGGACCGGCGGCGCCTGGGTTTGCCTGGGGAAGGCGGGAGGACGCTGCCCTGTGCTGGCGGCTCCGGGGCCGGTGCAGCCCGAAAGCCGGGGACCATCCGCGCCCCGAGCGCGGAGGACAGGGCCGAGGCTGAGGCGCGGAGACCGGAGCGCGGACACCGCCGCTGGGAACCCCGGCTGCCCGCAGGCAGGTGGAGTGGACCTCGGAGCTGGGAGCCTCTGGCCCCAGCCTTGAACCTCGAGAGTCTGGGAGGGGGCTCTGCCCGCGCTGCGTCCGAGCGTTCGGCCCCGCAGGAGAGCGcgaggggtccaggctgggaaACAGGTTTGCGGGGAAAGGGAGGCGGTGCGACAGGGCCCGGCGCCGGAGAAGGCAAAGGGACACGGCTGCCGAGAGCACTGGAAGTTCTGGATTCCTCTAGTAGAGCGCTCAGGGCGTCCTGCACCGGCCCCTTTTCACCAGACACCTTGGAAGTCCCTTAGACAATGTCTAACTGCGGAGATGCTGTCCTGACCTTTCCAGAAGGCTCTGTGACCATGCCTCTCTCAGACAGGATTTTTGGTGGAGAGAGAGCCGGGTTAAAAATCCTTCGTACTTGGTATGTTTTAGTTTCTCGCTCATCTTGCAGTGTTTTTATTCACGTCTCCACTTCACACAGAAGGAATTTAGATTAATCAAGAGCGTGCAGCCGCCCATTCTCCCAAGCATATCCATTTCTTTCCTGTGTGTTTTATAATATCTGCAAATGTTTTTGCTGTGGCTACGAAAGGCTGATCTAGCACaggtggattttattttatttttttagtttttatttctgtgcCACTGAAAATTCTTTTGGTGAAATAGGCCCCTAAGACAATAATCATTttatggactttttaaaaagaatttttagccGAGAATAACTTACAGGGATCTTCTCCTATCTTTGTCAAAAGCAGATGGAAAGTGTCTCAATCACATATTTCCCTAGGAAAGAAAGTTTGGATTGGCCGAGTACTAAAATGCTACAGTGGGATGATACATTAATTCTGGTTTTTGCTGCCTAAATTATGAGCTTCCATTAGTTAATTCCATGTACCCTTTCTACCACACATAGTTTATAGCACatctgaaataagaaaaaacatgAGGAATGTGATCTTTTGAAAACGTACACATATATAGCTTTGTTTAAGGAAAAAGTCAACAGAATTATCATTAAGACTTCCCGCCAGAAAGTTattgaaaacaaaagcaagaggTATTACCTTAATGCAAGAATTTCGTAGGATCTTTTAAGATTCATTTGAAAAGAATTGCATTCCTAAAACAGAGAATCAGACATAGAGCACAGTTAacgttatataaaaataaaaggtattacTTATAATGAATACATGAAAAGCATTAAGAGTTTTCTTGGAAAAAAGTCCCTGAAATGTAAGAGAGAAACACGTTCAGCTGGAGAGCAAATGATCTCCATGGggcccatttatttttatttttctgttcttgaaTATAACTGACTAGGTCTGATAAACCAGTTTCCTTAGGTGGATAGATACCCACTCTGTAcggaaagagaagggaaatgtgAAAATCTTTGACACACTGATGATCCTGGGCGCACCTTGTTTTTACTTATCAGGCATGTTCGACAAACTTCtgtattctttctgtttttaagctGTTAGTCTGTATGAGTATAAATACAGTCATAATTGGTTTGATTTCCTGAAAatgttgctccgtggcatttgttatttatttgtaacatttttaagATGCATTAGGTATATGTATTAGTAAGGAATTTCTAGACCTTTCCATAAATTGTATGTGATTTTAGTGTCTATTGAGATATATGAGAAAAGCTGTGTCTAGACGAGCAGCAACCACATTAAACGCCGAAATTGTCCCTTGATATAAAGAGAAACACAGGGAAAATCAGAGTACTGCTGGTGCTAATGTTtatcctgactttttcctttggcctggtatttaaaaatacaaatacacaatAAATCAGGTGTCTTTGGACAGTCAGCAGGGTTCATCTCATCTGAAAATCTCCAAAGGAGTTTTCAGTTTTCTCGTTAAATGCCTGAGTCTTCGGTGCAGGGTTGGCGGGGGCACCTGGCTgggagggtgtggggaggtgATGATTACTTATCAGACATTTTTCGTGTTCTCTGCTTTGTGGTTAAAGATGATATCTCTCTAACTTCTGCAATCTGCATAGATTTTCAGTAGGTTCCCATCCTCAAAATactacctttttttccccaagaacttTTAGTTACTTTGGAGAACAGAGTAGGACCCTCTAACCATCCAGTATCTGTaagccttttcctctctcctgaaAATTGACTTTTTGGAAGTGTTCGTTAATGGCTAAATTCAGAATGCTAGCTGGTCgtgaaagaaaatgaattccCTATGGTGAATGGAAATGCAGAATCCTAGGAGAGCTTTTGATTGGTCAGGGGAAGAAGTAGAATGAATGGCCCAGCTACTTGAAATATAAGTAATGTTTTGTTATAAAATGCCCACTGAAAAGA
Coding sequences within:
- the TWIST2 gene encoding twist-related protein 2; this encodes MEEGSSSPVSPVDSLGTSEEELERQPKRFGRKRRYSKKSSEDGSPTPGKRGKKGSPSAQSFEELQSQRILANVRERQRTQSLNEAFAALRKIIPTLPSDKLSKIQTLKLAARYIDFLYQVLQSDEMDNKMTSCSYVAHERLSYAFSVWRMEGAWSMSASH